One genomic window of Euleptes europaea isolate rEulEur1 chromosome 10, rEulEur1.hap1, whole genome shotgun sequence includes the following:
- the IMP3 gene encoding U3 small nucleolar ribonucleoprotein protein IMP3 translates to MVRKLKFHEQKLLKKLDLVNWEAASGNLAELRVLRRYRLQRREDYTRYNQLSRAVRELARRLRDLGEAPESAAFRARCTAALLEKLHGLGLVGSRRSLEQCERVSASSFCRRRLPSLLLKLRMAQHMKAAVAFVEQGHVRVGPQVVTDPAFLVTRAMEDFVTWTDASRIRQHVLDYNQERDDFDLAC, encoded by the coding sequence ATGGTGCGCAAGCTGAAGTTCCACGAGCAGAAGCTGCTCAAGAAGCTCGACCTGGTGAACTGGGAGGCGGCCTCGGGCAACCTGGCCGAGCTGCGCGTCCTGCGGCGCTACCGCCTGCAGCGCCGGGAGGACTACACGCGCTACAACCAGCTGAGCCGGGCGGTGCGGGAGCTGGCCCGCCGCCTGCGGGACCTGGGCGAGGCCCCCGAGTCGGCCGCCTTCCGGGCGCGCTGCACGGCCGCCCTGCTGGAGAAGCTGCACGGCCTGGGGCTGGTGGGCTCCCGGCGCTCGCTGGAGCAGTGCGAGCGCGTCTCGGCCTCCTCCttctgccgccgccgcctgccctcgctcctcctcaagctccgcatGGCCCAGCACATGAAGGCCGCCGTCGCCTTCGTGGAGCAGGGCCACGTGCGGGTGGGGCCCCAGGTGGTCACCGACCCGGCCTTCCTGGTCACCCGCGCCATGGAGGACTTCGTCACCTGGACCGACGCCTCCCGCATCCGCCAGCACGTGCTCGACTACAACCAGGAGCGCGACGACTTCGACCTGGCCTGCTGA